Proteins from a single region of Platichthys flesus chromosome 16, fPlaFle2.1, whole genome shotgun sequence:
- the mapk3 gene encoding mitogen-activated protein kinase 3, translating into MADSSSTAAVGAAGSNSAAAAAGAAGTVAQDVAPGAAGPKPVAESVKGQLFDVGPRYTNLSYIGEGAYGMVCSAMDNVNTSRVAIKKISPFEHQTYCQRTLREIKILLRFHHENIIGINDILRARQLDNMRDVYIVQTLMETDLYKLLKSQRLSNDHVCYFLYQILRGLKYIHSANVLHRDLKPSNLLINTTCDLKICDFGLARIADPEHDHTGFLTEYVATRWYRAPEIMLNSKGYSKSIDIWSVGCILAEMLSNKPIFPGKHYLDQLNHILGVLGSPTPEDLNCIINMKARNYLQSLPEKPKIPWEKLFYKADSKALDLLGRMLTFNPIKRISVEEALAHPYLEQYYDPTDEPVAEEPFTFQMELDDLPKEKLKELIYEETARFQEHYQGS; encoded by the exons ATGGCGGATTCGAGCAGCACCGCAGCGGTCGGGGCCGCGGGCTCCAACagcgccgctgctgctgccggggcGGCGGGCACTGTTGCGCAGGATGTCGCACCCGGAGCCGCGGGACCCAAGCCCGTGGCCGAGTCCGTGAAGGGCCAGCTATTCGACGTGGGCCCCCGCTACACGAACCTGTCGTACATCGGGGAGGGGGCGTACGGAATGGTGTG CTCTGCCATGGACAACGTGAATACCTCGCGCGTTGCCATCAAGAAGATCAGCCCCTTCGAGCACCAGACGTACTGCCAACGCACACTGAGGGAAATCAAGATCCTGCTGCGTTTCCACCATGAGAATATCATCGGCATCAACGACATTCTCCGGGCACGGCAACTCGACAACATGAGGGATGT CTACATCGTGCAGACCCTGATGGAGACGGACCTCTACAAGCTGCTGAAGAGCCAGAGGCTGAGCAACGACCACGTCTGCTACTTCCTGTACCAGATCCTGCGAGGCCTCAAGTACATTCACTCAGCCAACGTGTTGCACCGTGACCTCAAACCCTCCAACCTGCTCATCAACACCACATGCGACCTCAAg ATCTGTGACTTTGGCCTGGCGAGGATAGCCGACCCTGAGCACGATCACACAGGTTTCTTGACCGAGTACGTGGCCACGCGTTGGTACAGGGCTCCAGAAATCATGCTCAACTCCAAG ggCTACTCTAAGTCCATCGACATTTGGTCAGTGGGCTGCATCCTGGCTGAGATGTTGTCCAACAAGCCGATCTTCCCTGGGAAACACTACTTGGACCAGCTCAACCACATACTGG GCGTCCTCGGCTCCCCGACTCCAGAAGATCTGAACTGCATCATCAACATGAAGGCGAGGAACTACCTGCAGTCCCTGCCTGAGAAACCCAAGATCCCCTGGGAGAAGCTCTTCTACAAGGCCGACTCGAAAG CTCTGGACCTCCTGGGTCGCATGTTGACCTTTAATCCCATCAAGCGCATCAGCGTGGAGGAGGCCCTGGCTCATCCTTACCTGGAGCAGTACTATGATCCCACAGATGAG cCGGTAGCGGAGGAGCCCTTCACTTTCCAAATGGAGCTGGATGACCTTCCCaaggagaagctgaaggagctgatctATGAGGAAACGGCTCGTTTCCAGGAACACTACCAGGGCTCCTGA
- the nudt9 gene encoding ADP-ribose pyrophosphatase, mitochondrial, whose translation MLWLIDAWVLSEGMIHFLPQRNWMCRIRLALTLLGLPCTVASSGRRSAIACSSFPPLTSSPTARSITSSSCNLFLTSVLKMPTSAVPHAKSRCPQYPGSNIKRFPVPDNQVDWSQNWPEYKPVSHTDSAVAKKPAWADPEIGSFSPIFNTVDGSVDRTSFEGSYKVENGKPLNPRGRTGLTDRGLLGRWGPNHAADPVVTRWKVDANGAKIQHPVTKRPILQFVSIKRKDCGQWAIPGGMVDAGEQVTLTLQREFSEEALNSLSLSPSERAKINEHITTLFKSTGFQVYKGYVDDPRNTDNAWMETVVVNFHDDSGDSVSELPLHAGDDAGQVKWADVDSFSSLYASHSHFLELVAKERKSHW comes from the exons ATGTTGTGGTTGATCGATGCCTGGGTCCTTTCTGAAGGAATGATTCATTTCCTTCCGCAGCGAAACTGGATGTGCCGGATCCGTCTAGCGCTCACTCTCCTCGGACTCCCCTGCACCGTGGCCTCCTCCGGACGAAG GTCTGCCATCGCCTGCTCGTCCTTCCCTCCTTTAACCAGCAGCCCCACCGCCAGATCGATCACTTCCAGTAGCTGTAACCTCTTCCTGACCAGCGTCCTGAAGATGCCGACCTCAGCGGTTCCTCACGCAAAATCCAGATGCCCTCAGTATCCAGGATCCAACATCAAGCGCTTCCCGGTGCCCGATAACCAGGTGGACTGGAGTCAGAACTGGCCGGAGTATAAACCAGTCAGCCACACCGACTCTGCGGTAGCAAAGAAGCCAGCATGGGCAGATCCTGAAATCGG ATCTTTCAGTCCTATTTTCAACACTGTGGATGGTTCTGTGGACCGGACAAGCTTCGAGGGCAGCTACAAGGTGGAAAACGGAAAGCCACT GAATCCTCGTGGACGCACAGGATTGACCGATAGAGGTCTGCTGGGACGGTGGGGACCCAATCATGCAGCAGATCCAGTTGTCACCAG GTGGAAAGTAGATGCCAATGGAGCAAAGATACAGCACCCAGTCACCAAAAGGCCTATCCTGCAGTTTGTGTCCATCAAGAGGAAGGACTGTGGGCAGTGGGCCATCCCTGGG GGGATGGTGGATGCAGGGGAGCAGGTCACTCTCACGCTGCAGAGGGAGTTCTCCGAGGAAGCGTTGAACTCTCTTTCGTTGTCGCCATCGGAGAGAGCGAAAATCAATGAGCACATCACAACACTCTTTAAATCAACAGGGTTTCAG GTCTATAAAGGATATGTGGATGATCCTAGAAACACTGACAATGCTTGGATGGAGACAGTCGTGGTCAACTTCCATGATGACTCAG GCGACAGTGTGAGCGAGCTGCCGCTGCACGCCGGCGATGACGCAGGACAGGTCAAGTGGGCTGATGTGGACTCGTTCTCCAGCCTCTATGCAAGTCATTCCCATTTCCTGGAGCTGGTTGCCAAAGAAAGGAAGTCCCACTGGTAA